A stretch of DNA from Selenomonadales bacterium:
CTCCACCTTTGGAAATGTCGCAGGAGACACTGCGTGCGGGTCAAGTACAACGCTGTTCAGACCAAGTATGTACCAAAGCTCAAAATCCACAGGCTCGCTTCCTTTCTAAAGTTACGCTGCTCTTGTGTACACAAAGATACCTCCTCGCTGTTAACGGCATACTAACCAAATGTAAATAGTGGTTCTCGGGGCGCATGCTCTGGCGGCACCTGCGTTAAGATAACAGCGCACCTAGATTTCTCGGCAATAGGTCGACAATTGCCCATAGATCGAGTGACTCCAGTTTTTCACAGAGCTTCGGATTCTCCTTGATTGAGGACACCCCTGCCAGGATCGTCTGTGTCTCTTCGGCCGAAAACGACGCGCCATGCTCTCGCCACCCCAAAACTTCGCTGTTCGCGGGACACACATCTTGGCACCGCATGCAGCCGATTAGAGCGTTATGCGCTCTGCGGTTAAGCCAGTCCGGGAACTCCCCCTCTAGTTCGTTCAGGGTAGTTAAGCAGCGTTCGGCATGGATAAGAAACCGTTGCTCTTCGATGCAGCCCGTAGGGCAGTTGTTTATACAGGCACTGCACGCATGACAAGCGGGGACCAGTACAGGTTCAGCCCAACTGCCGCCTGTGATCTCGATGTTGGTGTAATAGGCAAAGAGCATGTTAAAACTACCGAAATCGTCTACATAGAGCAAGTTGTTGCGTCCGTATCGGCCAATACCGGAACGCGCCGCCATCAGCTTTAGAGGCAGGCGGACATGCTTTAGGTCTATCCCAGGTACAATGTCCTGCAGGCGCTGCTCCAGTAGCTTTCGCCCTGACCGGAGATATGTCGGGGGAATCA
This window harbors:
- a CDS encoding epoxyqueuosine reductase; amino-acid sequence: MVKEARLLEQLHAYGYRATFVGLECLALLQQEVDVSRRREVSSRLYELFLHRFQYSWPPTDGTWQSILIVAAPQKVTTFDFAVGNERCEVVIPPTYLRSGRKLLEQRLQDIVPGIDLKHVRLPLKLMAARSGIGRYGRNNLLYVDDFGSFNMLFAYYTNIEITGGSWAEPVLVPACHACSACINNCPTGCIEEQRFLIHAERCLTTLNELEGEFPDWLNRRAHNALIGCMRCQDVCPANSEVLGWREHGASFSAEETQTILAGVSSIKENPKLCEKLESLDLWAIVDLLPRNLGALLS